In a genomic window of Sphingomonas koreensis:
- a CDS encoding arylsulfatase codes for MMTSSGHGRRRTCLTLIAFAATALTPLAAADARQRQDTRPNIVVIVLDDVGFSDLGAFGGEIRTPAIDQLARDGLRYNRFDSKSVCSPTRAALLTGRNPQTVRMADLPAAKVDPADLTRDRGELPQNAQTIAQVLQRAGYRTYGLGKWHLAPEDEDGSPGRNGSWPLQRGFDSFYGFFLGWTDQYRPALIEGNRTIPTPTTTGYHFSVDITDRAIAAMTPEQGRGAKPRFVYLAYGAGHSPIQVPRRYIDAYRGVYEKGWDAMRDERLAQMKQIGIVPPNTVLAPRSPSDRRWEDLTDTEKTVFARFMATYAGFLTHTDEQIGRLVAHLKATGQYDNTLIVLLSDNGGASEAGQKGFFEKLYRPNTLTPEQMLARLDELGTDKTNAEYPRPWAMTSVTPFRRYKVWPYLGGVRTPLIVSWPRTIRDSGAIRRQYVDTVDLAPTLAQAAGTRFPRSLNGVAEIPVAGKSILATLRSAAAPSARTVQYFELRGNRAITQGKWRAVAIHQPGIDFAKDRWQLFDTEADFAEANDIADRHPAKVEELKKLWWSEARKHSNPPLAEMPARFRSRERFDDSPDRQAVPPATGN; via the coding sequence ATGATGACATCTTCCGGCCACGGCCGCCGCCGTACTTGCCTGACACTCATCGCGTTTGCCGCCACGGCACTGACGCCGCTCGCCGCCGCCGACGCCCGCCAGCGGCAGGACACGCGGCCGAACATCGTGGTGATCGTGCTTGACGATGTCGGCTTTTCGGACCTGGGCGCGTTCGGCGGGGAGATCCGCACGCCCGCGATCGATCAGCTTGCCCGCGACGGACTGCGCTACAACCGCTTCGACAGCAAGTCGGTCTGCTCGCCGACCCGTGCTGCGCTGCTCACCGGGCGCAATCCGCAGACGGTGCGGATGGCCGATCTGCCCGCGGCAAAGGTCGATCCCGCCGATCTGACCCGCGACCGTGGCGAGCTGCCGCAGAACGCTCAGACCATCGCGCAGGTTCTCCAGCGGGCGGGTTACCGGACCTATGGTCTCGGCAAATGGCATCTGGCGCCGGAGGACGAGGATGGCTCGCCCGGCCGCAACGGCTCATGGCCGCTGCAGCGCGGCTTCGACAGCTTCTATGGGTTTTTCCTCGGCTGGACCGATCAGTACCGGCCTGCGCTGATCGAGGGCAACCGGACGATCCCGACGCCGACGACAACGGGCTATCACTTCTCGGTCGATATCACCGACCGCGCGATCGCCGCGATGACGCCGGAGCAGGGCAGGGGAGCGAAGCCCAGATTCGTCTATCTCGCTTATGGTGCCGGCCATTCGCCGATCCAGGTGCCGCGTCGTTACATCGACGCCTATCGCGGCGTGTATGAAAAGGGCTGGGACGCGATGCGCGATGAGCGGCTCGCGCAGATGAAGCAGATCGGCATCGTCCCGCCGAATACGGTGCTGGCGCCGCGAAGCCCATCGGACCGGCGGTGGGAGGACCTCACCGACACGGAGAAGACGGTGTTCGCGCGGTTCATGGCGACCTATGCCGGCTTCCTCACCCATACCGACGAGCAGATCGGGCGGCTGGTCGCGCATCTCAAGGCGACGGGCCAGTATGACAACACGCTGATCGTGCTCCTGTCCGACAATGGCGGCGCGTCCGAGGCGGGGCAGAAAGGCTTTTTCGAGAAGCTCTATCGCCCCAATACGCTGACGCCGGAGCAGATGCTGGCGCGGCTCGACGAGCTCGGGACCGACAAGACGAATGCGGAATATCCGCGCCCCTGGGCGATGACGAGCGTCACCCCGTTCCGGCGCTACAAGGTCTGGCCGTATCTGGGCGGGGTACGCACGCCGCTGATCGTGAGCTGGCCGCGGACCATTCGCGATTCCGGCGCGATCCGGCGTCAATATGTCGATACCGTCGACCTCGCCCCGACGCTCGCGCAGGCCGCGGGCACGCGCTTCCCCCGTAGCCTGAACGGCGTTGCGGAGATTCCGGTTGCCGGCAAGTCGATCCTTGCGACGCTGCGTTCCGCCGCGGCGCCGAGCGCGCGCACCGTCCAGTATTTCGAGCTGCGCGGCAATCGCGCGATCACGCAGGGAAAGTGGCGGGCGGTGGCGATCCATCAGCCGGGCATCGACTTCGCCAAGGATCGCTGGCAGCTGTTCGACACGGAGGCGGACTTCGCCGAGGCGAACGACATCGCCGATCGCCACCCCGCCAAGGTCGAGGAACTGAAGAAGCTGTGGTGGAGCGAGGCGCGCAAGCACAGCAATCCGCCGCTCGCCGAGATGCCGGCACGGTTCCGGTCGCGCGAGCGTTTCGACGACAGCCCGGACCGGCAGGCAGTGCCGCCGGCGACAGGAAACTGA
- a CDS encoding sulfatase-like hydrolase/transferase, giving the protein MSRGINRRGVIGLAAAATLATRAAAAPGDRPNILWLVSEDNNPLIGAYGDRLAHTPAIDALARKGVVYRNVYSNAPVCAPSRFAILTGIYPESCAPANQMRANARLPEGFRTYPELMRAAGYFCTNASKTDYNCDVDPKAIWDVQGPQGHWRKRPAGKPFMAVFNYETTHESQLFKPTSGRVTPDRVTLPPYLPDTPGIRQDFASYYNLIEKMDGQLAQRLADLEADGLAEDTIVFHYSDNGGVLPRSKRYCYDEGLRCELIIHVPPKWQHLMPAKPGSVIDSPVSFIDLAPTVLSIAGAAQPPQMRGRPLLGKRVGAPQRLAFGMRNRMDERIDFSRTVTDGRWRYIRNYMPHRPWGQHQAYEWQASGYQDWEAAYRAGGLNAAQRRFFETKPFEELYDLRSDPHQIANRAGDPAAARILKSMRSALDAHMLAIHDNGFLPEGMAGEGYVESRNPAVYPLKAVMALAEAAAGGGAARLTMLRAHLASPVPVLRYWAATGMLIRGEAARSELAALQTIMRSDPSPHVRIVAAEAAARLGDEEGVRLLAGIIDAPPSWQVQLQAINALTFTGEAAKAVLDTVRRAARIEQDQDYVRSAGRYLEAVLTGSYTPATPIFELERMRQRLGGPGGAAPGRN; this is encoded by the coding sequence ATGAGCCGGGGGATCAACCGCCGCGGGGTGATCGGCCTCGCCGCCGCCGCGACCCTTGCCACGCGCGCCGCCGCCGCGCCGGGCGATCGGCCGAACATCCTGTGGCTGGTCAGCGAGGACAACAACCCGCTGATCGGCGCCTATGGCGACCGGCTCGCGCATACGCCGGCGATCGACGCGCTGGCGCGCAAGGGCGTGGTCTATCGCAACGTCTATTCCAACGCGCCGGTCTGCGCGCCGTCGCGCTTCGCGATCCTGACCGGCATCTATCCCGAGAGCTGCGCGCCCGCGAACCAGATGCGCGCCAACGCCAGACTGCCCGAAGGTTTCCGCACCTATCCCGAGCTGATGCGGGCCGCGGGCTATTTCTGCACCAATGCCAGCAAGACCGACTATAATTGCGACGTCGATCCCAAGGCGATCTGGGACGTGCAGGGGCCGCAGGGCCATTGGCGCAAGCGGCCGGCGGGCAAGCCGTTCATGGCGGTGTTCAACTACGAGACCACGCACGAATCGCAGCTGTTCAAGCCGACGTCCGGCCGGGTGACGCCGGACAGGGTGACGCTGCCGCCCTATCTGCCCGACACGCCGGGAATCCGGCAGGACTTCGCCAGCTACTACAACCTGATCGAGAAAATGGATGGCCAGCTGGCACAACGCCTCGCCGATCTCGAGGCGGACGGGCTGGCCGAGGACACGATCGTCTTCCACTATTCGGACAATGGCGGGGTGCTGCCGCGCTCCAAACGCTATTGCTATGACGAGGGGCTGCGCTGCGAGCTGATCATCCATGTGCCGCCCAAATGGCAGCACCTGATGCCGGCGAAACCCGGCAGCGTGATCGACAGCCCGGTGTCGTTCATCGATCTTGCGCCCACCGTCCTGTCGATCGCCGGCGCCGCGCAGCCGCCGCAGATGCGCGGCCGTCCGCTGCTCGGCAAGCGCGTCGGCGCGCCGCAGCGCCTGGCGTTCGGCATGCGCAACCGGATGGACGAGCGGATCGACTTTTCGCGTACCGTCACCGATGGCCGCTGGCGCTACATCCGCAACTATATGCCGCACCGGCCCTGGGGCCAGCATCAGGCCTATGAATGGCAGGCCAGCGGGTATCAGGACTGGGAAGCGGCGTATCGCGCGGGCGGGTTGAACGCCGCGCAGCGGCGGTTCTTCGAAACAAAGCCGTTCGAGGAACTCTACGACTTGCGCAGCGACCCGCACCAGATCGCGAACCGCGCCGGCGATCCCGCCGCGGCGCGTATCCTCAAGTCGATGCGCAGCGCGCTCGATGCTCACATGCTCGCGATCCACGACAACGGCTTCCTGCCCGAGGGGATGGCCGGCGAGGGCTATGTCGAGAGCCGCAATCCCGCCGTCTATCCGCTGAAGGCGGTGATGGCGCTGGCGGAGGCGGCCGCCGGTGGCGGAGCGGCGCGCCTAACTATGCTGCGCGCGCATCTCGCCAGTCCGGTGCCGGTGCTGCGCTACTGGGCGGCGACGGGGATGCTGATCCGGGGCGAGGCGGCGCGAAGCGAATTGGCGGCGTTGCAGACGATCATGCGCAGCGATCCCTCGCCGCATGTCCGCATCGTCGCTGCGGAGGCGGCCGCGCGGCTGGGTGACGAAGAGGGCGTGCGCCTGCTCGCCGGGATCATCGACGCGCCGCCGTCGTGGCAGGTCCAACTCCAGGCGATCAACGCGCTGACCTTCACCGGCGAGGCGGCGAAGGCGGTGCTCGACACGGTTCGCCGTGCGGCGCGGATCGAGCAGGACCAGGACTATGTCCGTTCGGCGGGCCGGTATCTGGAGGCGGTGCTGACCGGCAGCTACACGCCCGCTACGCCGATCTTCGAACTGGAGCGGATGCGGCAGCGTCTGGGCGGCCCGGGCGGCGCGGCGCCGGGACGGAATTGA